One stretch of Halapricum desulfuricans DNA includes these proteins:
- a CDS encoding PQQ-dependent sugar dehydrogenase has protein sequence MSRRRLLAAVALSGSVAGCTSVFEEESEATPSDASATGIEVTEALTGMSNPWGLAFLPDESGLLVTEQTGRLLLTDPKTGDRTALAGTPAVYARGQGGLLDVTLHPEFDSNQFVYLTYSVGDENGSTARVGRGRLGRDREQIDDFEPIYTARPFVASDGHYGSRAVFDTEGYLYVSVGDRQFKNFGPNHVAQLRDNDLGSVLRLHDDGSIPDSNPFVDDPGASGAVFTFGNRNPQGLAVHPETGAVWETEFGERDGDEINILEEGGNYGWPVADNSCRYGTDDPVGVPHEEREDVVAPVYGWDCGSGGFPPSGAAFYDGDAFPDWRGDLFIAGLAKRYLAHFTVDGREVTEVNPLLADRDHRIRDVAVSPVSGHLYAAVDADNAPIYRIAPDE, from the coding sequence CTCGGATGCCTCGGCCACCGGTATCGAGGTTACCGAGGCGCTGACTGGTATGTCAAACCCCTGGGGACTCGCTTTCCTCCCCGACGAGTCGGGTCTGCTGGTGACCGAACAGACAGGGCGGCTCCTGCTGACGGACCCGAAAACCGGCGACCGAACCGCACTGGCAGGGACCCCAGCGGTCTATGCACGCGGCCAAGGCGGGCTGCTGGACGTGACGCTACACCCTGAGTTCGACTCGAACCAATTCGTCTATCTCACTTACTCCGTTGGGGATGAGAACGGTTCGACCGCACGAGTCGGTCGCGGACGACTGGGGCGCGACCGGGAGCAGATCGATGACTTCGAGCCGATCTACACTGCCCGCCCGTTCGTCGCGTCGGACGGCCACTACGGCTCACGGGCGGTCTTTGATACCGAAGGGTACCTGTACGTCAGCGTCGGCGACCGGCAGTTCAAGAACTTCGGTCCGAACCACGTCGCACAACTGCGTGACAACGACCTCGGTTCGGTGCTGCGACTCCACGACGACGGGTCGATCCCTGATTCGAATCCGTTCGTCGACGATCCGGGCGCTTCGGGTGCAGTCTTCACCTTCGGAAACCGAAATCCGCAGGGACTCGCGGTACATCCTGAAACCGGTGCAGTCTGGGAGACGGAGTTCGGAGAACGCGACGGTGACGAGATCAATATTCTCGAAGAGGGAGGGAACTACGGCTGGCCCGTCGCCGACAACTCATGTAGATACGGCACCGACGACCCGGTCGGCGTCCCGCACGAGGAGCGTGAAGACGTAGTTGCACCCGTCTACGGGTGGGACTGCGGGAGCGGCGGGTTCCCGCCGAGCGGGGCCGCCTTCTACGACGGGGACGCGTTCCCCGACTGGCGTGGCGACCTGTTCATCGCCGGCCTGGCGAAACGATACCTCGCGCACTTCACGGTTGACGGTCGCGAAGTGACAGAGGTAAATCCGCTACTTGCCGACCGCGATCATCGCATTCGCGACGTGGCAGTTTCACCGGTCTCGGGCCACCTCTACGCAGCGGTTGATGCCGACAACGCGCCGATATATCGCATTGCGCCCGATGAGTGA